One Lycium ferocissimum isolate CSIRO_LF1 unplaced genomic scaffold, AGI_CSIRO_Lferr_CH_V1 ctg12765, whole genome shotgun sequence genomic region harbors:
- the LOC132041988 gene encoding uncharacterized protein LOC132041988 codes for MFLEKEKYPEGVTLNHTKTIRKLANGFFLNKNVLYKRTSDLRLLRCIDPVEATRLIKKHEQLPYALLGYRTTARTSTGATPYLLMYGTEAVIPSEVEIPSLRIIQEAELDDVEWISKRYEQLALIDKKRMIVVCHGQIYQQRIARAFNKHVRTRMFQIGQLVLKQKFPNQEEYKGKFAPNWQGPYMVRKVLSRGAVVLAEMDGQEWPRAIN; via the exons ATGttcttggagaaagaaaaatatcCTGAAGGAGTCACCTTAAATCATACGAAGACTATCAGAAAGCTGGCTAATGGTTTCTTCCTCAACAAGAATGTCCTGTATAAAAGAACCTCAGATTTGAGATTGCTTAGATGTATTGATCCTGTCGAAGCTACAAGATTGATTAAAAAG CATGAACAATTGCCTTATGCATTACTGGGATACCGCACAACTGCCAGGACTTCAACTGGAGCCACTCCGTACCTGCTGATGTATGGCACTGAAGCTGTAATTCCATCCGAAGTTGAAATACCTTCACTTAGAATAATACAAGAAGCTGAGTTGGACGATGTGGAATGGATCAGCAAGAGGTATGAGCAACTGGCTCTGATAGATAAAAAGAGGATGATTGTTGTTTGCCATGGTCAAATATACCAACAGAGAATAGCGCGAGCTTTCAACAAACATGTGAGAACTAGGATGTTTCAAATCGGACAATTGGTGCTCAAACAAAAATTcccaaatcaagaagaatacaaaggaaagttcGCACCAAATTGGCAAGGCCCCTATATGGTGCGAAAGGTACTATCACGAGGAGCTGTGGTACTTGCTGAAATGGATGGTCAGGAGTGGCCAAGAGCAATAAATTAA